A window of Gambusia affinis linkage group LG03, SWU_Gaff_1.0, whole genome shotgun sequence genomic DNA:
CGatctattattgaaataatcaattaatttagtgagtgattaatcgttaactggagtttACAGACccaaaaaaagactgaaatgaCAACATAATCACAGCAGtaattgaacaaaaactgtacaaaaatatatgtacaCTTTGTAATAgagattaaaataatcatttgtcTATAAAAATAATGTACCCACACATCGTCAAATACTTTTAGCTTCAGATGATttaaattctgacaaaaaaagaaaaaagtctcaACATTTCCTATCCAATTTTTAACCCGTAACAACATTATGTTATTGCATCTTAGgcaatacaacaaaaaaaaaaaatacatttaattatttatttgcaattgttaatgtatttttaatattgtataaaaaaggctgaagtggttaaataaataaaaatctgcagaatgtgccaatttttttttaaatccgattaatcgtcggataaaaaaactggaacattAATCAGTGTAATAAtctattactaaaataactgtTAGTTGCACCATTAGCTGTGTCCTCTGCATTCCTTcagacaaactttaaaatgtgattcttgtggctttttaaaaatgcagagtTTTTCAAATGCACACCTCATCTCCGGCTTTCACTTTGGAACTTCCGATGAATACAAATTCACGCCACGTGTTTCACATTTGTATTGTTTATAAATAGATTATATTAAGAATCAAAGACTCCTTGATCCCTCACAAAATCACAGTAAAACACCCTGTAGTTGGTGCAACttggaaaaagagaaaggatgTGATCAATCTGAACCTCCAGAGAGTGAACTGACCCCATCGTGTCGCCGCTGCAGGTCTTACAACGTCACATGCACAGAGGAGTCGCCCCGACCAGGCTTCCCCAAGACCTGCTGCACCATCCAGGACATCCCCCTCATCAGGTCGGCTCCTCTGCCTCTGCAGTTCTCCTCTTTGTCTCAGAACACAAACCGCAGCTTGTGTCGGAAAGGGCCTTGGGCGTGAATTAGCATCTGCTTGTGCTGCTGTTCTGTGTCGGTCATTAACCCACACTTTGCATAACTCCAATTCGTGGAACCGGACTGCAGGCCTCCAACAAAGGGGAAGACACAATGAAACCTGAAGctctttttctgtggttttacttttatgtaaaaaatattgattcacCAGCGCTCGTTGACATTCAgcttcatattcaaatgaaatcagaacaagatattttctagCTTTTCGATCACTTAAGACCTGTTCAGCAGGATAAGTGTAGGTGTGTGTATGCATTTCTTCGGTTTTAAAATCTagactctttcttttttttttgtcctgcagtAAATGTGGCTCTTACCCTCCTGAAAGCTGCCTGTTCAGCCTGATCGGCAACGTTGGAGCCTTTATGGGTACGTCCTCAACTAATCTTCACTGCATGGATTCAAGTaatggttgttgttttgttttattttattttatttttttagtggGTCATGCTGCCTCTGATTTGGAAAAcagtgttttttctgtttttaacagatATAGATAAGAGATTTAACTTGATGTGAATTTGAAGTTTTATCgtgatattttgtgttattgtgatattttgtgcTATCGTGATATTTTGTGGTGCTGTTATAACagtaaaagtgacaataagaactatttactGCTGCTTCTTTAGGTAGCTGTATGGCTGTGACTGTTGCAGCAGTCGGAgcctcacaaacacaaatgatgCTGCTGTTTGTAAAAAGCTGCTTAAAGAAGTTTGATTTGTATCATTATATTGCACACAACAACTGCATTCAACCCTATTTTcaagtttattaatatttattgattcCAACAATAAACAGGCGGTGGAcagaaatattgaaatgaaCAGCTGGGAATGATATGGACAGTTTTAgggtgtttttaaatgtccgtatttggaatttattgtgacaaacgCTAAATGATAAACAATGCGATAAATTCCCACTCCTAATTTTCATCGCTTTAGTTTTCGACTTTATCTAAAAAGAGTTGATGCTCTAGAAGGGAGTTTGAAACACATTCGCTGACCCAGTAGCAAACATTTATGTCCATTAAACCACaatctgtttctgctgcattaAACTATAAGCTGTCATTAAAGTTGTCAAAGTCAAAAGGACACGCAGGCCAAAAATAAACCACAGGAAGTTACAGTATTTTCTCCACTGCTCAGTGATAAACTAAACATAATTCCAATTAAATAAAGAagttactttttgttgttgttgtttaattaGGGAAGTTTAAATCATTGGAGATCCAGAACGTTTGAGTTCTTTATAAAACCAAGAAAGTTCAggacaaccctgaccatcctcttcacgAGACTCTTTGGAAAACAGTGTCTTcggtcagaggcttcttcaaactCGCTGTAACACAGAccgctacaggagatctttccttcCAAAGTCCATCTTCAGTAACtttttgaagaatctgaattgaTACGAgttaaacaacatttaatttccctttgggatcaataaagtatttttgaatttgaattgaaagaaatcctgtttttaaaatcttttggatgaaataaaaaaaacaaaaaaacattcagcctATTTCAGCCATAAGAACAGTATTTGGGACACTTTCTCTTTATAAATGCTTGCTATATTAAGGCAGGTTAAGCAAATTAATTAACAGATTTGGGCTCTCAAATTATAGGTCAGTTGATAAATGTACTCctatttattatgaaattaaagaaaaaacacaaaacatgattgctaaaagacaaatactttgCGTTGTACTTAATATTTTCCCCTgatagaaaatgttaatttctgtAAGAATTTTTCCccattcaaaaaacaaacaaacaaacaaaaaaatctgtcaacCAGCTGTTCTGGCGTGCCACAGAGAATCAGTAAAGGGGTCTCAAATGGGCCCCGGCCCGCGCTTTGCACGCCCCTGTTCCGTCCTACATGCTCCATCCAGCCGTCCTTGTGTTTGTGTTCCTGATCACATTTCTGCTGATGCGGCTGCATTGTCTCCGTTCATTCAGCTTGTGAAAGGAGCTGCTGCCCAGGCCGTAAAACGCCTTATTGATCACAGACGCACAAATTCAGTTTCAAGCTAAACGTGTTGGGAAAATGAAATGTGGTCGGGGAAGAGCGCCTGGAATAATTCATTAAGACCGACGAGCTTCGACCGACTCTGGTTGCTCTGGTTTACCGAGTTTGAGGATGAGGCTGGATAACCAAGAGACCAACACTGTTGGATTGGCGTCCCAAAGATAGTTTACGGATTTACGTGACCGGAAGTTAGCTTAGCATAACTGCAAATGGATGGTAATGCCTCGCCAGGCGTTTTCCTTGGCGGCGGCAGctaactaatcaataattatgtGGTTTTACAGAAGCTGTGGGGTTAATCATTTCTGAGAGCAGCCGCCTTGTTTCAATTTTTGACCCGCACAATCATTTTTGATctaaaccaatttttttttaaaaatcaaaaaagtgtgatttttgtgcaaatatgaAACTGTCCCAATTGCCTCCATCCTCCAAGCTGCGTCCTCTTGGGTAATCACTGTtatgtaaaaacagaactgtTTGCTCATTGCTAATCTGAAATGGGGCAGTATATTTTGAGATGCAAAGTACTGAATGTCTCCTCTGTTTGCAGTCATTCTGCCTGGTACCTCCAGACTTCAGCCAATAGCCATGGGACGTCCAGATATGGCTGCTGTCTAATCAATAATGGATgcagttttccttccacttccccatgtctattttctcttttttttttttccccccctgccTGCAACTTTCGGGGCCTTCATCCCTCTTGTCTTGTTTAAACACCAGTCACTTCTGGCCCACTTTTCCCCCTCGCTGGTCCTGATTGCCTCACTCCAGCTGTTTTCATCATTCCAGTCACCTCTCCTTCCCAGCTGGTTTCTGTTTATCCGCCCTCCTTGTAGTCAGTCTGCTGTCCTTTAATTAGCATTTCTCTTCACATGTCCTTTCTCTCGCCGCTCCAAATTTCAGCATCTTCTGGGTCAAGCTTCTGGTTCTCTCGTCGTTGTGATTCAGGAAGTTGCAAGGTTATTGTTCTCAAACACAGATGGCACAGCTGCCAAGAAAGCTGCTCCGTTCTGCTTTAAGATGGATCAACACATCCTGCCTGCTCTGGAGAACCATATCAGATATTCTTGCCTCAGCAGAAAGATGGAAGCTACTACCTGGCagccattcattcatttttattcctttaataACTTGGTGTTATATTTTACCCAAAAAATGAAGTGAATACTACATGAGTGCATAACCGAACTCTTAAACGAACCTAAaaaagtggactacagcacagggcattctgggtaaatacaacgtAAAACAACAGGCGTGTCTAGCGCTAGCGGGACAaaatggctcgtggtcttttcaaaaccaaaaagaaatctTACAACTGCTAACATCTGACCCAACTCCATTTCCGTTTcaagaagaaggaagttgagctCAATGTCTTCCTCAGAGGTTtgtgtgtcgtttccttcagtagttcgtgacgcagcgccaccacaggcgaggaggtgaacaggtctttcaaacagtttgttttgtttcacagaGCAGTGAGAAAGCAAACAGTACCAGCTCAAAacgtaacaaatgttgcagttttgttctCCAATCGAAACCAAGTGTGAAACCAAGGATTAATACAATCTTATTGAAATGTTTCGGGTTTGTTTTTAACGCACATTTCTCTTTTCCTCCCCGCAGTGGTGATGGTGTGCTTCCTGCGCTACGCCCAGGTGGTCGAACACAGCCACCAGTGTTGGGTCAACACCAGCGCACTGGTGTCTGGCTGCACCAACGCCGTCGGTCTGGTCATGGTTGGAAACTTCCAGGTAGTCCTGAGCAACACGTAAAGTTTGATGTAGATTTTAAACCAGGACTCTAGTCCTCCGAGGTTACACGTGATGCTTGAAGGTGTCCTGACCTAAGAGAACATTAGAAACACGCAGGACACTTGACTTAACCGACTGAGATCCTCTAGTTGGTATGAAacgtttgtttttctgtccaacAGGTTGATCACGCCAAATCTCTCCATTATGTGGGTGCCGGTGTGGCGTTTCCTGCAGGGCTGCTGTTTGTGTGCTTGCAGTGCGTCCTCACCTACCGAGTAGCCGTGACAACCCTGGACTACTGGATGGCTCACTTCCGGGTGGCTCTGGCGCTGGGAGCCATGGTCTCCCTGGTCCTCAGTATCCTCTGTAAATCTGCCGTCTGTTGGGATGACAGAAACCATCGGGTTAAAGACTCAGGAGTTGAGCCTTAATGCAAGGGTGCGTTTGATTCATTCATCAGGGATGTTCATTAGTCTTCATGCTAGCTGTCACTATTGTGACCACCTCAGTTGTCTATCAACATAAATTCTGTAGTTGAACCAATGACTTAATTTAGGAACAGTATGACGTTTCTCAACATGTTCTCGTTCTCTCTCAGAAGTTGGCTGACGGTTCTCTGTGTCCCTCCGTCAGTCCATCTGCTGAGTTAGCATTAGCGATTAACAAGCCTCTATCCATTTCTACAACGTTTTTCCAGCTGTGCGTTAGTTTTCAGGAAGAGGCCGTTCTGAAACTGCTTGGAAGCAGCAAGTTCATTCGACGCCTGCCGAGTTTCGAACCAGCAGAATAAGACCAACTAATAAGATAAGAAAAGAAgataatactttattgatcccttAAAGGGGGGAAATTTTTGTTGgtacacaataaaaatgtaaataaataaagtagcaATAATAAACAATGAGCAGAGATAATCCTAAGGACAAACACGTTGCTCAGTACGTTACCAAATAtatattcaacatttaaaacGCACATCTGGAGGCCGTGTGTCTGTCCACCACGCTGCAGAGGGGATAACAGCCTCATTTTCCTGCCGAGTCTCTGCAGGAAAGCGTCTGTCCTCCTTAACCCGTCCTCCCTCCAGGCGGCATATTCTTCATCCACGAGAGCTTCGTCCTGCAGCACGTCGCCGCCATCTGCGAGTGGGTCTTCACCGTGGACATCCTGGTCTTCTACGGCACCTTCACCTACGAGTTCGGCACCGTCACCACCGAGACCATGATGGCCGGCCTGCAGCAGAGCCAGCACGGCTCGGGGGTCATCATGGACCCCATGTCCAGGGCGTCGACGATGGGCGGGGCCACCAAGGGCCTGAAGTCCCCCGGCGGCAGCAGCACGTCCACACACCTCAACTGTACCCCAGAGAGCATAGCTATGTTGTAGCTCCGtctggaaaaaaaccccaaaacaaagcagaaaaaaaagtcactgcaGAGGTGCTCCACTGGCAGCATGTGAAGCAAGAGAGCAAATTCGTATAACTGTAACCTCAGCAACACCAGGTATTTCTACCCATAATGCTCTACGGCCTTCGGTTTGTTTCGTTTTCGTTTTTCTCCTCCCTTCTCAGTTCTCATAGCAGATTACGTTGAATGTTTGGAGCCAGCTGGAAAACTGGAACCGTGAATGTTTTCCAAGACGGCGGTTAAAGTTGACGACTCTGCACGGTGTTCGTCTCTAAACATCTGTCCCCCTGGGTTCTTGGTTTCGAAAGACAAAAGTTCCCACCGCCctcaaaagtcatttttgtccccccctctctcctcctctgactCTCCAGTCCAACCTCTTTTGGccttttgcttttctctgcacGGCACTGCTCCTGAATGGAACaaaaccagtttatttttttgttttattttattgtttttgcatcgcaaaaaaaaaaattttaaaataatgaatgttGCAAAGTGAATAGCTATAGTATATTTTACAGACTGTAAGCTTTACGGTCTAATTTAATCAATCATGCATTAATAACTTGAAAGGTATATAACCATTAAATtcatctgcttttatttgattGCACTTataatttaatgtcttttttttctatacatatataaatatacatgtCTAGATTGGTCTCAATCATTATTCATGTCGGTGCAAAACTGGATGGTTTTTTCTGTTGTAATGACTGGCTTTAAGCTGACAAGtgaatttgttatttgttttttgttttttttgggggggttttttcaaTCCAAAGTTACATGAAACACCAAACGTAACAATCATCCGATAATTTCCACTCCTCTGGGGTGAGCAATGCCTTTCTCAGAGTGTTTGAGCTGCCAGGTGAGGCTGACGTTTCCAGTGGCCTACATGTGATGATAGGAATGAGCGACGGTAAAACTACAATCTGACTTTAGCATTTGCTGTAGAGTTCTCGTCCTGACACTGGCCGCGTTCCAGGCTGGATCCCTGGAAGCCTTATACGAGTTTaagaaatgtcctttttttttcttcttcttcttttctatgaGCTCATGTGAAGCCtttcaaaagattttcttcaCAACATTTGCAAAAGTAGTCACTCCCCTCAGACATTTGCACGTTTAGTGACGTTACAACTATCAAATTCAATGggatttattgggattttatgggatAGATTGACacaaagcagtttaaaaaaaaacaaaaaaacattattttcagctCTTGAGGATTTTGCGCCTGGCTGTAAACAGAGAACGGTACAAATTTGACCAGGACGGGTCGTGATGTTGCATATGACAACTGACTGTAAAATTCCTGCgatttgacactttttttttatttgtttgttttccaaatctAACATTAATTGCAAATCTATTTTCTGGAGAAATCTATTTCTTTGCCTATGTTTTAAGTGTAGGATATTAATGTTGagcatgtaaaaacaacaacaaaaaagtcacaATCATATTTAGTTTTGGATTTacaattttggcaaaaaatgttacattttttacaaaaatgtggtttttgtaaaaaaaaaaaagtatcttctGCAGTGGAACATTTATACAGAAATGCAACTAAATACAGGAGGGCCTTTTTTTGGGAGGTTAcatttactttgtgttgctgtaTCACAAAAAGTCCCAATAAATTTAAAGTCCTGGTTGTAGTTTGACT
This region includes:
- the LOC122826297 gene encoding transmembrane protein 150A-like: MTAWIVLPVSLAAFSITGIWIVYAMAVMNHHVCPVENWSYNVTCTEESPRPGFPKTCCTIQDIPLISKCGSYPPESCLFSLIGNVGAFMVVMVCFLRYAQVVEHSHQCWVNTSALVSGCTNAVGLVMVGNFQVDHAKSLHYVGAGVAFPAGLLFVCLQCVLTYRVAVTTLDYWMAHFRVALALGAMVSLVLSGIFFIHESFVLQHVAAICEWVFTVDILVFYGTFTYEFGTVTTETMMAGLQQSQHGSGVIMDPMSRASTMGGATKGLKSPGGSSTSTHLNCTPESIAML